The proteins below come from a single uncultured Dethiosulfovibrio sp. genomic window:
- the pap gene encoding polyphosphate:AMP phosphotransferase, translating to MLEKVDLSRKLGKKEYRQAVKELGAKIGDLQRRQREAGIPVMVVFEGWEGAGKGAQMNQLILPLDPRGFRVQNVTDSFTSDPFYPPMYPFWNAIPPAGRMSIYNRSWYRKAIDSWREPNEGNQGLERKLGEIRSFERQLADGGYLLIKLFLHIDRSEQKKRLQRLKGDGSKGVRGQDELNAYKNYDSILPVLEEVMRETDRAYAPWTIVEAHDRRFATVKVLSVVARALENRLNQPKVEVAKEPVVLSELEEAVTTPTVLSKVDLSLEPDDNYKKEMGSLQRRIRRMEYTLYRKRRPMVLAFEGWDAAGKGGCIKRLTEEMDPRGYEVIPVGAPNDFERRHHYLWRFWQDFPKAGHVAIFDRTWYGRVLVERVEGYCSPLDWRRAYSEINDMEKQWHDSGAIVMKFWLQIDKDEQLRRFQSREETPEKNWKITDEDWRNREKWDLYEKAVEEMLWRTSTPYAPWTIVEANSKAYARLKVLRTVLERGEEAL from the coding sequence ATGTTAGAAAAAGTCGACCTGTCCAGGAAGCTTGGGAAAAAGGAGTATCGTCAGGCGGTGAAGGAGCTTGGAGCTAAGATAGGGGACCTCCAGAGGCGGCAGAGAGAGGCGGGAATCCCGGTTATGGTGGTTTTTGAGGGCTGGGAAGGGGCGGGGAAAGGTGCCCAGATGAACCAGCTGATACTGCCTCTGGATCCCAGAGGATTCAGGGTTCAAAACGTCACCGACTCCTTTACGTCCGACCCTTTTTATCCGCCTATGTACCCCTTCTGGAACGCCATACCTCCCGCAGGCAGGATGTCCATATACAACCGTTCGTGGTACAGAAAGGCCATAGATTCCTGGAGAGAGCCGAACGAGGGAAACCAAGGATTGGAGAGGAAGCTGGGGGAGATAAGGTCCTTCGAGAGACAACTGGCGGACGGAGGCTACCTCCTTATAAAGCTCTTTCTGCACATAGACCGCTCGGAGCAGAAAAAGCGCCTCCAGAGGCTAAAGGGCGACGGATCCAAAGGGGTCAGAGGACAGGATGAGCTGAACGCCTATAAAAATTACGACTCCATCCTTCCGGTTTTGGAGGAGGTCATGAGAGAGACCGATAGAGCCTACGCTCCCTGGACTATAGTGGAGGCCCACGATAGACGGTTCGCCACGGTGAAGGTCCTGTCGGTGGTGGCCAGAGCCCTTGAGAACAGGCTCAACCAGCCGAAGGTCGAGGTCGCTAAAGAGCCTGTGGTGCTATCGGAGCTGGAGGAGGCGGTAACCACGCCGACGGTTTTATCGAAAGTGGATCTCTCCCTGGAGCCGGATGATAACTACAAAAAAGAGATGGGCTCCCTCCAGAGAAGGATAAGGAGGATGGAGTACACCCTTTACAGAAAGAGAAGGCCTATGGTGTTAGCCTTCGAGGGATGGGACGCCGCAGGGAAGGGAGGCTGCATAAAGAGGCTCACCGAAGAGATGGACCCCAGAGGCTACGAGGTCATCCCTGTCGGTGCTCCTAACGATTTCGAGAGACGACACCACTACCTGTGGAGGTTTTGGCAGGACTTCCCTAAGGCGGGACACGTAGCCATCTTCGACAGAACCTGGTACGGCAGGGTGTTGGTGGAGAGAGTGGAAGGGTATTGCTCCCCTTTGGATTGGAGAAGAGCTTACAGCGAGATAAACGACATGGAAAAGCAGTGGCACGACTCAGGGGCTATCGTGATGAAGTTCTGGCTTCAGATAGATAAAGACGAACAGCTCAGGAGGTTCCAGTCCAGAGAGGAAACTCCTGAGAAAAACTGGAAGATAACCGACGAGGACTGGAGAAACAGGGAAAAATGGGACCTCTACGAAAAAGCGGTGGAGGAGATGCTCTGGCGTACAAGCACTCCCTACGCTCCCTGGACCA